A region of the Planctomycetia bacterium genome:
TACCGCGACGTGCGCTACACGATCCCGTTCCTCACCCAATTCTGGATGTTCCTTACCCCCGTCGCATATCCTGCTTCGCTGGTGCCCGAAGCCTATCGCAATTGGTACGGCCTGAATCCGATGGCCGGCGTCGTGGAAGGGTTTCGCTGGGCTCTGCTAGGAACCGAACAGCCGGCCTGGCGCATGATCTTCGTATCGGCAGCGGTTATGGCTGCGTTTCTTGTCGGTGGACTCTTCTACTTCCGTCGTCTTGAAAAAACGTTCGCCGATGTCATCTAAGCGTTTTTTGTATCTACCAATCGTCTACGCGATGCGTCATGTCTGACACGGTGATCCGCGTCGAAGGGATCGGCAAGCAATACCATCTCGGCGCTGCGCGTCCCCTTTACGGCACGCTACGCGATCACTTAAAAAGCTGGACCACGAGTTCTCTGCGCACATTACTTCGTCGCGGACGCAGCCTGGCGTCGAAGCCTTCGTTTTGGGCATTAAAAGATGTTTCTTTCGAAGTGAAGCAAGGAGACGTCGTCGGCATCATCGGTCGCAACGGCGCCGGCAAAAGCACGCTGCTTAAGATACTTTCGCGCATCACCGAGCCGACCGAAGGACATGCCGCGATCCACGGTCGGGTCGGCAGCTTGCTCGAAGTCGGTACCGGCTTCCATCCCGAACTGACGGGCCGCGAAAACGTGTTTCTCAACGGCGCAATCCTCGGCATGACCCGCGCCGAAATCAAACGCCGCTTCGACGAGATCGTAGCCTTCGCCGAAGTCGAGAAGTTTATCGATACTCCGGTTAAGCACTATTCGAGCGGCATGTACATGCGTCTTGCGTTCGCAGTAGCCGCACACCTCGAGCCGGAAATTCTCATCGTCGACGAAGTGCTCGCCGTCGGCGACGCCGAATTTCAAAAGAAGTGCCTCGGCAAGATGGGTGACGCCGCGAAATCCGGTCGCACGGTTCTTTTCGTCAGCCACAACATGCAAGCCGTCGCGTCTCTTTGCAATCGCGCTATTCTGCTAAGTAACGGAGCAATCGAACACGCCGGTACGTGCGAAGATACGATCCTGAAATACATGCAAAATCAGTCCGAAAACATTTTAACGGAATGGAACGGCGAGGCAGGCGACGAAGACGCTACCTTACTTCATACGGCAGTTAAGGCGAATGTTCCCGGCGAGGCCCTGCGCACCAGCGTTGCGATAAATATCCACATCTCCATTCGTGTGAAACGACCGATTTTGGGATTGATTTGCGCCGTCGAGATTCACAACAAACATGGCGCCAGATTGCTATATTCCAACTTCGATGACATGCTCCCGCCTCCAGCTACGGCGATCTCACCTGGCGAACATCATTTTATGCTAACCATTCCGGCTAATTTTCTTGCCGCCGGCTTCTATCAAATCATCTTTGATCTCGGTATTCATGGCTTAAAAAGAATCGTCGATAAACAAGGGGCCTTGCAGATCCAAATTGAAAACTTGGATGGAATCGGCCGGAGATATCTCGCTTACGACAATGTCGTCCGACCTGCGTGGATATGGAACTTGCAAACAACGTTTGATACCCATTCAATCAAGCGAATGCTGATCGACGACTGATGCTCGTTTACGCATTTCGATGATTACCGCTTCAGAGCTCTCGGTCGTTGTTCAAGGCCCCATCAACTCGATAACGCGAACGGTTGTCGAATCCGTCCGAAGATTTCATGCGCAATCCGAGATTATCCTTTCCACATGGGAAGGGGCGGATACGAGTTCGATCGATGCCGACATCGTGCTGAAGAACGAAGATCCCGGAGTTTTGACTTACGGCAATCGACCGACCACGGACAACGTCAATCGGCAAATCGTTTCTACGCTGGCCGGCTTGCGTGCCGCTTCGAGACCATTTGCGATTAAGCTACGAACTGATTGCGTCGTGTCGCACTCTGAGGTCTTGAAATTGTTCGATCGCTATCCGGAACGGGCAGCAGATGGTCGAATTTTTCGAAATCGCATTGTTTGTTGCACGCAATTTTGTCGTGATCCGCGTCTTACGCCTCTGCTTTTTCATCCGAGCGATGTATTCCAATTCGGTCGAACTGAAGACTTGTTGAAAGCCTGGGACGTCCCGCTTCGCACAAGCGCAAGCACACGACGATTCGCTGCGGCGACATCTCCCAAGGCACTTTCATGGCGATCATTGCTTCCGTTTATCTCTCCCTTAGTTGCCGAGCAATATCTCTGGCTCGAGGTATTGGAGAAATCGGAAATTCGTATTCCCCTTGAATTTCAGGGAGATTGGCGGCCGACTTGGGTAAAACTCTCCGATCGATTGTTCGTCAACAACTTCGTTCCTTACCCGCCGAAAACATTAGGGATCGAATTGCCGACTCACTTTTCCGATGCCGTTCGCGATCCTTCGCAGACCTATTCCCACGATCATTGGAAATCCTTGAATCGTCTTTATTGTCGAAATCGACCTACGCCGTGGAACGACCTTAAACTGATATTGGCATCGAGCTATCGCTTCTTCGGCTTCTCGACTCCGATGTTTTGGGCGCGTCCCGGCTTTTGGTCGCGGCTATTTCGCATCTTCAAAAACGCCGTGGGTTTGAATCGTGCGAATTCTTAGTCATCGCGGATACTGGAAGAGCTCCGACGAGAAGAATTCTCCGGCGGCCTTCGAACGCTCGTTCGAGTTCGGTTTCGGCACCGAGACCGACCTGCGCGATTGCCTCGGACGGCTCAAAGTTTCCCACGACCCTCCGCAAGCGGATGCCCTCGCTGCCGAGACGTTATTCCAACTCTATCGTTCGGCCGATCGCGACCTTCCGCTGGCCTTGAATATCAAGTCGGACGGTTTGCAACGACTTCTCCCTCCACTCCTCGCCGAGTACTCGATCACGAACTATTTTCTCTTCGATATGGCCGTGCCGGATGCTATCGCCTGGCTGCGGTTAGGTCTGCCGACTTTCACGCGCCAAAGCGAAGTGGAACGCGAGCCGGCATTTTACGACCAAGCGGCCGGCGTCTGGCTCGATGGCTTTTTCGGCGATTGGTGGACTTCGGAAATCATCTCGCGACATCTGAAAGCCGATAAGCAAGTCTGCCTCGTCTCGCCCGAACTTCATGGCCGGGAGTCGCAGGAAGCTTGGGAGCGATTGGCTGCCGCGCCGTTTCGCGGCGATCCTCGCTTGATGCTTTGCACCGATCGTCCTGAATCGGCAAAGGAGTTTTTCGGTGGGTAAGATTAAGGCTGTCGTGTTCGACATGGATGGCGTCCTCATCGACGCCAAGGAATGGCATTACGAAGCTCTCAATCGAGCTCTCAATCTCTTCGGCTACAACATCAGCCGGCTTGAGCACCTCACGACTTTCGACGGGCTCCCGACCCGTAAGAAGCTCGAAATGCTCACGCTCGAACGAGGCTTGCCGGCCGGATTGCATGTTTTTCTCAACGACATCAAGCAGATCTACACGACCGAACTGATCCATAGCCGCTGCAAGCCGACCTTCGCCCATGAGTATGCCCTGAGTCGGTTGCGAGACTCAGGCTACAAACTCGCCGTCGCGTCGAACTCGGTTCGAGCGACGGTAGAACTAATGATGGAGCGAAGTTGGTTGAAGCCGTATCTCGAGGTTCTGCTGAGCAATCAAGATGTGCGGCAGGCAAAGCCAGATCCGGAGATTTATCTCACCGCCGCATCAAGGCTTGGTCTTGCTCCCGGCGAATGCTTGGTCGTCGAAGACAACCCGAACGGGATCAAAGCTGCGGAAGGTGCCGGCTGTCCGGTGCTGGTCGTCGGCAGCGTACACGACGTTCATCTCACGAGCATTTGCGAAGCGATTCGCCGGGCGGAAGGAGGCCGATCATGATCGTTGTCGTACCGATGGCCGGCGGCGACGACGCTTTTAAAGAGCGTGGTTTCTCCTACTGTAAATCACTGATCGAAATTCACGGCAAGCCGCTCGTCGAACACGCCTGGGCTTGCTTACGTCCGCTCGCGCCGGAAAAGTTCGTCTTCGTCGTTCGTAAGGAAGACGTGCTTCGCTCTCATCTGCATAGCGTGCTTCATCTGCTCGATCCCGCTTCGGCGGTTGTGCGAGCCGAAGGGCCGACGGCGGGGGCCGCTTGCACCGCGCTGTTGGCGATCGAACATATCCGCCCCGAGGCGGAGCTCATCGTCTCCAACGGCGACCAACTCTTCGATTGCGATCTTGCCGCCGTCATCGCCGATTTTCGGAGTCGAAGCTTAGATGCCGGAACGATCGTTTTCGATTCCGTTCATCCCCGGTGGTCGTTCGTCCGTGTCGGCAACGACGGCTTAGTGAGCGAAGCTGCGGAAAAGCGGCCGATCAGCCGCGACGCGACGGCCGGATTCTACTATTTCCGTCGGGGTGCCGACTTTCTCCGCGCCGCGACCGACATGATCCGTAAAGATGCTCACGTCAACGGACTCTTTTACGTCTGTCCCGCGTTCAATGAAATGATTCTTACCGGCGCTAAGATCGGCGTTCATCGCATTCCGCGCGAAGCCTATATCTCGTTGGCGACGCCGCAAAACATCGATGAATACGAACAGCGAACTGCGCGAGCTTCCGCAGGCGATCGCAACCACGACGAGGACCGCGCGGACCATGCATAAAGACCAACTCTCGGAGATGATCGGTGGCTGGTTCGTCGGCGACTTTGCGCCGGTCGCGCTCCGAACCGACGCTTGCGAAGTCGCCGTGAAGCACTATGCCGCCGGAGATTACGACACTTGGCATTATCACAAAATCGCGACGGAAGTTACCGTGATCGTGACGGGCGAGGTCGAGATGAATGGAATTCGCCATAAGGCAGGCGACATCCTTGTGATCGCGCCCGGCGAAGGAACCGACTTCCGTTGCCTTACGCCGGTGACGACCGTCGTCGTCAAAGTCCCCGGTGCCAAGAACGACAAATACCTCCGTCAAGATGAGTGAACCGATGCTTGAGATCGTGATGCCGATGGCCGGCCGAGGAAAGCGCTTCGCCGATGCAGGCTTCGTCGACCCGAAGCCGCTGATTCCGATTCATGGCCGTCCGATGACGGAAGTCGTGATCGACAACCTACGACCGAGCAAGCCGCATCGTTTTATCTTCCTTATCTTGAGGGAGCACGCGGAGCAATTCGGCTTCGACGAGCATTTGCTGCGTTGGGCTCCGGGTTGCGAGATCCGCTACGTCGAGCAAGTGACGGAAGGAGCCGCATGCACGGTGTTGCTCGCGCGCGATTTGATCGATTCCGACCGGCCGTTGATGATCGCCAACTGCGATCAATGGGTAGATATCGAGATTGACGACTACCTCGCTGCGCTCGATGTTTCCGCCTCCGACGGTCTGATCATGACGATGTGGGCCGACGACCCGAAATGGTCGTTCGTCCGCTTCGGTGAGACCGGAAAGGTAGTCGAAGTCGTAGAGAAGCAAGTCGTTTCGAACGAAGCGACGGTCGGTATCTATAACTTTCGTCGCGGGCGTGACTTCGTTCGGGCAGCCGATGCCATGATCGCGAAGAACTTTCGCGTCAACAACGAGTTCTATGTCGCCCCAGCCTACAACGAACTCATCGCCGAGGGACAAAACATCGTTGTGTACAACGTCGGTCGAGAATACGACGGCATGTACGGACTCGGCATTCCGAAAGATCTCGAATGGTTTTGCAACTCACCGGTTTCGAATAAGACGCGGATCGAGCGAACATCATTCGAATAGTTCCTATTGCGCTCGTCGAACGATTTTGATGCATCTATGAATGTTTCGCAGAGAGATTTAAGGCTTCAAGATACCGCACTGGCAATCTTATCCTGTGTGCTTCGTTTATTACCTGTCGCAGCTCTGCGAGGGATTTTCCGCGCGTCGATGCAAGCGTTGCATCGCAAGGGACCGTTTTGGATCACGATGCATCGACGTCCGAAGTCGGGAACCGCGGAATACTATCGTCCTGTAAATCCCCTGCCGATCGTTGCACAGGACCGATACGCCGTCGTGCTGCAAGGGCCGTTGTTGATTAAGGAGAATTTCACGCTTGAGACGATCCGTTATTACCGAGCGACCTATCCGGAAGCGCTGCTCATACTAAGCACTTGGAAAGGCGAAGATGCGGCCACGATCGCGCTTTGCAAAGAAGCCGGAAGCGAAGTCGTGCTCATCGACAAACCGACGATGCCCGGAGCATACAACTTAAACCTTCAAGCGCTGTCGACGCTGAAGGGACTTGAAAAAGCCCAAGAGTTAGGATGCCGTTTTGCAGCCAAAACGCGAACCGACATGCGTGTCTTCGCTCCCAACGCATTCACGTTCCTAATAAATCTTTCGAGAATCTTTCCGTTGAAGCCCGGTGGGGCTCAAAAGAGTCGCATCATTGCCACAAGCTGGTGCACGGCGAGATACAATCCTTTTCAACTTGCCGACTTTTTTCTCTTCGGATTAACCGAAGACTTAATTCGTTATTGGGAATGTCCCCTTAATGAAGGGACTACCTCTCACGCGGTCTTTGGTGGTGCCATTGCGGAACTTATATCTGCGGACGTTCCGGAGATATACCTTTGTCGATCCTATCTGGAACGCACTTTCGGTCGGGTCGAAGTCTCTCTGAAGTTTTGGTGGAGGGCGCTAGCCGACAAGTTCCTAATCGTGGATTTCGAGATGCTCGACATCTATTGGCATAAGTATCATCCGCATACCGAATATATTTCGCGCGCGCATGAGAACTATTTGGCATGGAACCAGCTAACCTTCCGCGATTGGCTGCAACTCATGCTCGATTTCGATGCGCAGGTTTCCGTGCCGGAACAACTTCTCAAACTTCCTTGCCGTTTTTTAGTTCCCGCGAAATGGCCCGACGCGGGCGTGTCTTAGGGGGCGTCCGAACTTTTTGAATTACATCGACATGATCGAATCACGTGTTGTTTAACCGCTTGAGAATTACTCCGCTGAGGAAGCTGAAGCTGCAAGATGCCGTTGCGACTTTCTTCTGCGGCATCTTAGTTTTTTTTCCGCTGACTGCGATTCGCGGCCTGTTGCATGTTTGCATACGGACCCTGCATCGCAAAGGTCCGTATTGGATCACGATGCACAAGCGCCCGAAACAAGTGACCACGGAGTATTATCGCCCATGGAATCCGTTGCCGATCCAGGCACTTGAACGCTACGCCATCGTGCTGCAAGGTCCGTTGCTTCTGCAAGAAGACTTTACGCTTGAGACGATCCGCTACTATAGAGCGCTCCATCCGGATGCGATCATCATCCTTTCGACTTGGAAAGGAGAAGATGCGCACACACTCAAACTCTGCGAAGAGGCCGGCGTCGAGATCGTAACAAGTGAGAGGCCGATGGTTGTCGGTGCGTTTAACATCAACCTACAAGCGACATCCACGCTTAAAGGGTTGGAAAGAGCTCAGGAACTAAAGTGCCGATTCGCGGCAAAAACACGCACCGACATGCGTATCTATGCTCCGAACATATGGACTTTTCTATCGAACCTGATGAGCGCGTTTCCACTGACGGCCGACGGCATCCAAAGCCGCCGTATCATTTCGACGAATTTGTGTACTGCTCGATACACTCCGTTTTTCCTTTCCGACTTATTTCTCTTCGGCGAGGTCGAAGATTTAATTCGCTATTGGAGTTGCCCGGTTCACGCCGGAGGTTCGTCGGACCATTGCGAGTGGAGAATCAAAGATCTTACGCCGGAAATCGTTCCTGAAGTTTATTTATGTCGATCTTATCTCGAGCGTACGGTCGAGTCCGT
Encoded here:
- a CDS encoding ATP-binding cassette domain-containing protein, with the translated sequence MSDTVIRVEGIGKQYHLGAARPLYGTLRDHLKSWTTSSLRTLLRRGRSLASKPSFWALKDVSFEVKQGDVVGIIGRNGAGKSTLLKILSRITEPTEGHAAIHGRVGSLLEVGTGFHPELTGRENVFLNGAILGMTRAEIKRRFDEIVAFAEVEKFIDTPVKHYSSGMYMRLAFAVAAHLEPEILIVDEVLAVGDAEFQKKCLGKMGDAAKSGRTVLFVSHNMQAVASLCNRAILLSNGAIEHAGTCEDTILKYMQNQSENILTEWNGEAGDEDATLLHTAVKANVPGEALRTSVAINIHISIRVKRPILGLICAVEIHNKHGARLLYSNFDDMLPPPATAISPGEHHFMLTIPANFLAAGFYQIIFDLGIHGLKRIVDKQGALQIQIENLDGIGRRYLAYDNVVRPAWIWNLQTTFDTHSIKRMLIDD
- a CDS encoding WavE lipopolysaccharide synthesis family protein, which produces MITASELSVVVQGPINSITRTVVESVRRFHAQSEIILSTWEGADTSSIDADIVLKNEDPGVLTYGNRPTTDNVNRQIVSTLAGLRAASRPFAIKLRTDCVVSHSEVLKLFDRYPERAADGRIFRNRIVCCTQFCRDPRLTPLLFHPSDVFQFGRTEDLLKAWDVPLRTSASTRRFAAATSPKALSWRSLLPFISPLVAEQYLWLEVLEKSEIRIPLEFQGDWRPTWVKLSDRLFVNNFVPYPPKTLGIELPTHFSDAVRDPSQTYSHDHWKSLNRLYCRNRPTPWNDLKLILASSYRFFGFSTPMFWARPGFWSRLFRIFKNAVGLNRANS
- a CDS encoding HAD family phosphatase, translated to MGKIKAVVFDMDGVLIDAKEWHYEALNRALNLFGYNISRLEHLTTFDGLPTRKKLEMLTLERGLPAGLHVFLNDIKQIYTTELIHSRCKPTFAHEYALSRLRDSGYKLAVASNSVRATVELMMERSWLKPYLEVLLSNQDVRQAKPDPEIYLTAASRLGLAPGECLVVEDNPNGIKAAEGAGCPVLVVGSVHDVHLTSICEAIRRAEGGRS
- a CDS encoding glycosyltransferase family 2 protein, with the protein product MIVVVPMAGGDDAFKERGFSYCKSLIEIHGKPLVEHAWACLRPLAPEKFVFVVRKEDVLRSHLHSVLHLLDPASAVVRAEGPTAGAACTALLAIEHIRPEAELIVSNGDQLFDCDLAAVIADFRSRSLDAGTIVFDSVHPRWSFVRVGNDGLVSEAAEKRPISRDATAGFYYFRRGADFLRAATDMIRKDAHVNGLFYVCPAFNEMILTGAKIGVHRIPREAYISLATPQNIDEYEQRTARASAGDRNHDEDRADHA
- a CDS encoding glycosyltransferase family 2 protein — translated: MLEIVMPMAGRGKRFADAGFVDPKPLIPIHGRPMTEVVIDNLRPSKPHRFIFLILREHAEQFGFDEHLLRWAPGCEIRYVEQVTEGAACTVLLARDLIDSDRPLMIANCDQWVDIEIDDYLAALDVSASDGLIMTMWADDPKWSFVRFGETGKVVEVVEKQVVSNEATVGIYNFRRGRDFVRAADAMIAKNFRVNNEFYVAPAYNELIAEGQNIVVYNVGREYDGMYGLGIPKDLEWFCNSPVSNKTRIERTSFE
- a CDS encoding WavE lipopolysaccharide synthesis family protein translates to MNVSQRDLRLQDTALAILSCVLRLLPVAALRGIFRASMQALHRKGPFWITMHRRPKSGTAEYYRPVNPLPIVAQDRYAVVLQGPLLIKENFTLETIRYYRATYPEALLILSTWKGEDAATIALCKEAGSEVVLIDKPTMPGAYNLNLQALSTLKGLEKAQELGCRFAAKTRTDMRVFAPNAFTFLINLSRIFPLKPGGAQKSRIIATSWCTARYNPFQLADFFLFGLTEDLIRYWECPLNEGTTSHAVFGGAIAELISADVPEIYLCRSYLERTFGRVEVSLKFWWRALADKFLIVDFEMLDIYWHKYHPHTEYISRAHENYLAWNQLTFRDWLQLMLDFDAQVSVPEQLLKLPCRFLVPAKWPDAGVS
- a CDS encoding WavE lipopolysaccharide synthesis family protein; this translates as MHKRPKQVTTEYYRPWNPLPIQALERYAIVLQGPLLLQEDFTLETIRYYRALHPDAIIILSTWKGEDAHTLKLCEEAGVEIVTSERPMVVGAFNINLQATSTLKGLERAQELKCRFAAKTRTDMRIYAPNIWTFLSNLMSAFPLTADGIQSRRIISTNLCTARYTPFFLSDLFLFGEVEDLIRYWSCPVHAGGSSDHCEWRIKDLTPEIVPEVYLCRSYLERTVESVDSTLSFWWKALAERFLIVDVEMLDLYWPKYHPHTEHTSLLNEPVLGWNTLRFRDWLQLFLGLNADTSVPERFLDLSCKSQPPLRWPEA